Proteins encoded within one genomic window of Actinoplanes octamycinicus:
- a CDS encoding MFS transporter codes for MTSIDVLPARVNTAKIAVGVTFGMNGLALAGWLARAPAVRDGLDLSVAGFGLLLLCMSGTSVASIPLAGPVVQRFGPARAVLGASMSMAFGLAVLGTATLIGSVPLAGLALLFCGFGTSTWDVAMNVEAADVERRLGRTIMPRFHAGFSLGTVAGAGVGAVTAATGLPVWAQLYLTTAVVVAVQIVVVRRFLPHVEPEPGTTPAMTAGQAWREPRTILIGLILLGFGFTEGSANDWLAISLVDGYDAGDTVGAIGFGVFVTAMTLGRMYGGPATDRWGRVRVLRLTAVSAAAGLLLVVFGGTVPLALAGALLWGVGASLGFPIGMSAAADDPVRAAMRVSVAGSIGYAAFLAGPPLIGFLAEHWGVRNGLLCVFGALVIGLGASHAAKPLPATEPTPPAD; via the coding sequence GTGACCAGCATCGACGTCCTGCCCGCGCGGGTGAACACGGCCAAGATCGCAGTGGGCGTCACCTTCGGGATGAACGGGCTGGCACTGGCCGGCTGGCTCGCCCGGGCGCCCGCCGTTCGCGACGGGCTGGACCTCTCGGTCGCCGGGTTCGGCCTGCTGCTGCTCTGCATGTCCGGCACGTCGGTGGCGTCGATCCCGCTCGCCGGTCCGGTGGTGCAGCGGTTCGGCCCGGCCCGCGCGGTGCTCGGCGCCAGCATGTCGATGGCGTTCGGCCTGGCCGTGCTCGGCACCGCGACGCTGATCGGCTCGGTCCCGCTGGCCGGGCTGGCCCTGCTCTTCTGCGGGTTCGGCACCAGCACCTGGGACGTCGCGATGAACGTCGAGGCGGCCGACGTGGAACGCCGCCTCGGCCGGACGATCATGCCGCGTTTCCACGCCGGTTTCAGCCTGGGCACGGTCGCCGGCGCCGGCGTCGGAGCGGTCACCGCGGCGACCGGGCTGCCCGTTTGGGCGCAGCTCTACCTCACCACCGCGGTGGTGGTGGCGGTTCAGATCGTGGTGGTCCGCCGCTTCCTGCCGCACGTCGAGCCGGAGCCCGGCACCACACCCGCGATGACCGCCGGCCAGGCCTGGCGGGAGCCGCGGACCATCCTGATCGGCCTGATCCTGCTCGGGTTCGGCTTCACCGAGGGCTCCGCCAACGACTGGCTGGCGATCAGCCTGGTCGACGGCTACGACGCGGGCGACACCGTCGGCGCGATCGGCTTCGGCGTCTTCGTCACCGCGATGACGCTGGGCCGGATGTACGGCGGGCCGGCCACCGACCGCTGGGGCCGCGTCCGGGTGCTGCGTCTCACCGCCGTCTCCGCCGCGGCCGGCCTGCTCCTGGTGGTCTTCGGCGGCACGGTCCCGCTGGCGCTGGCCGGCGCCCTGCTCTGGGGTGTGGGCGCCTCGCTGGGCTTCCCGATCGGCATGAGCGCCGCCGCCGACGACCCGGTCCGGGCCGCCATGCGCGTCTCGGTGGCCGGCTCCATCGGCTACGCCGCCTTCCTGGCCGGCCCGCCGCTGATCGGGTTCCTGGCCGAACACTGGGGAGTCCGCAACGGCCTCCTCTGCGTCTTCGGCGCCTTGGTCATCGGCCTGGGCGCCTCCCACGCCGCCAAGCCCCTCCCGGCCACGGAGCCGACCCCACCCGCCGACTGA
- a CDS encoding alpha/beta fold hydrolase, whose protein sequence is MIHDSLVDVGDVQIAVRDFGGDAPPLLLLHGAGGNLAQMTTLARALRPHHRVVTIDLRGHGRSADGPWTWDAALGDLAAVCVQLELERPAVVGHSLGGMLAALWGARHPESAGVVSLDGNPPPTRVEQLPGLDPAKAEAELERLTGVFDMMEAAAGQTVEAAELADLVERQRMAARDMGANEKVWIEGFRRNLVHGRDGQTTFRPSFRTVTELRTLMNELDLTPVYAGTSCPALLVLATRDLPEQEPFADLYAAHRRHLLAQAQAAPHLRHLQLADASHAMVVEQPTLLASLITDFLTEHR, encoded by the coding sequence ATGATCCACGACAGTCTGGTGGACGTGGGGGACGTGCAGATCGCCGTCCGGGACTTCGGCGGCGACGCGCCCCCGCTGCTCCTGTTGCACGGCGCGGGCGGCAACCTGGCGCAGATGACCACGCTGGCCCGCGCACTGCGGCCGCACCACCGGGTGGTGACCATCGACCTTCGCGGGCACGGCCGGTCCGCGGACGGGCCGTGGACCTGGGACGCCGCCCTGGGTGACCTGGCCGCCGTCTGCGTGCAGCTGGAGCTGGAGCGCCCCGCGGTGGTCGGCCATTCGCTGGGCGGCATGCTGGCCGCGCTCTGGGGCGCCCGGCACCCGGAGTCGGCCGGCGTGGTCAGCCTGGACGGCAACCCGCCGCCCACCCGCGTCGAGCAGCTCCCCGGCCTGGACCCGGCCAAGGCCGAGGCCGAGCTGGAGCGCCTGACCGGGGTCTTCGACATGATGGAGGCCGCCGCCGGCCAGACCGTCGAGGCCGCCGAGCTGGCCGACCTGGTCGAGCGCCAGCGGATGGCCGCCCGCGACATGGGCGCCAACGAGAAGGTGTGGATCGAGGGCTTCCGCCGCAACCTGGTGCACGGCCGGGACGGCCAGACCACCTTCCGCCCGTCCTTTCGCACCGTCACCGAGCTGCGCACCCTGATGAACGAGCTGGACCTGACCCCGGTCTACGCCGGCACCAGCTGCCCGGCGCTGCTGGTCCTGGCCACCCGCGACCTGCCGGAGCAGGAGCCGTTCGCCGACCTGTACGCGGCCCACCGCCGCCACCTGCTCGCCCAGGCCCAGGCCGCCCCGCACCTGCGCCACCTGCAGCTGGCCGACGCCTCCCACGCCATGGTCGTCGAGCAGCCCACCCTCCTGGCCTCCTTGATCACCGACTTCCTCACCGAGCACCGCTGA
- a CDS encoding metal-dependent transcriptional regulator: MVNDLVDTTEMYLRTILELEEEGVPPLRARIAERLHQSGPTVSQTVARMERDGLLTVEGDRHLVLTEEGRTTAVSVMRKHRLAELLLVNVIGMPWEEAHEEACRWEHVMSDSVERRVYELLNKPTRSPYGNPIPGLEQLGLPEDDVAEQVGLGERNLAFPGLTGSVVVQRICESVQTNSDVLRQLHAAGIDPGTTVTVAQERDGVTIDKSGDKIRLPREVASRVFVAAR; encoded by the coding sequence ATCGTGAACGACCTTGTCGACACCACCGAGATGTATCTCCGGACCATTCTCGAACTCGAAGAAGAAGGCGTGCCTCCGCTTCGGGCTCGCATCGCCGAGCGCCTGCACCAGAGCGGCCCCACGGTCAGCCAGACGGTGGCCCGCATGGAGCGGGACGGCCTGCTCACCGTCGAGGGCGACCGTCACCTGGTGCTGACCGAGGAGGGGCGCACCACCGCCGTCTCCGTCATGCGCAAGCACCGCCTTGCCGAACTACTACTGGTCAACGTCATCGGCATGCCGTGGGAGGAAGCCCACGAGGAGGCGTGCCGGTGGGAGCACGTGATGAGCGACTCGGTCGAGCGCCGGGTCTACGAGCTGCTGAACAAGCCGACCCGCTCGCCGTACGGAAATCCGATCCCCGGCCTGGAGCAGCTCGGCCTGCCCGAGGACGACGTGGCCGAGCAGGTCGGCCTGGGCGAGCGCAACCTGGCGTTCCCCGGCCTGACCGGCAGCGTCGTGGTCCAGCGGATCTGCGAGAGCGTCCAGACGAACTCGGACGTGCTGCGCCAGCTGCACGCCGCGGGCATCGACCCGGGTACCACGGTGACCGTCGCGCAGGAGCGGGACGGGGTCACCATCGACAAGTCGGGTGACAAGATCCGGCTGCCGCGCGAGGTGGCGTCGCGGGTGTTCGTCGCCGCGCGCTGA
- the nrdR gene encoding transcriptional regulator NrdR: MRCPYCRHADSRVVDSREADDGQLIRRRRSCPECGKRFTTVEEAVLAVVKRSGVTEPFSRTKIMSGVRKACQGRPVDEDSIALLAQRVEETVRARGAAEIPSHEVGLAILTPLRELDQVAYLRFASVYKSFDSLDEFEKEIASLRDAPPVRDAGTRHAVAPRSGSARVPKING, from the coding sequence GTGCGTTGCCCGTACTGCCGGCACGCCGATTCGCGGGTCGTGGACTCGCGCGAGGCGGACGACGGTCAGCTGATCCGTCGGCGCCGCTCGTGCCCCGAGTGCGGCAAGCGTTTCACCACGGTCGAGGAGGCGGTGCTCGCGGTGGTCAAGCGCAGCGGCGTCACCGAGCCCTTCAGCCGGACCAAGATCATGAGTGGGGTGCGCAAGGCCTGCCAGGGCCGGCCCGTCGACGAGGACTCGATCGCGTTGCTCGCGCAGCGGGTCGAGGAGACCGTCCGGGCGCGCGGCGCTGCCGAGATCCCGAGCCATGAGGTCGGCTTGGCGATCCTCACGCCGTTGCGTGAACTCGACCAGGTGGCCTATCTGCGGTTCGCCAGCGTCTACAAGTCCTTCGACTCGCTCGACGAGTTCGAGAAGGAGATCGCCTCGCTGCGGGACGCGCCGCCCGTCCGGGACGCCGGGACGCGACACGCCGTCGCGCCGCGGTCCGGTTCGGCGCGGGTTCCCAAGATCAACGGCTGA
- the lexA gene encoding transcriptional repressor LexA has translation MRKPEGGSAAAAMRRRTPSRARSADAPQLRSVTAVGSLAEPVATDLTARQRRILEFIREWGEKYGYPPSVREIGEAVGLVSPSSVAYQLKALETKGYLRRDPNRPRAVDVRSPGELVDDEALRAARPQPAYVPLVGRIAAGGPILAEQAVEDFFPLPRELVGEGEVFMLEVKGDSMIDAAICNGDWVVVRQQPTAEAGDIVAAMIDGEATVKSYRQRDGHVWLMPANPAFDPIPGDDATIMGRVVAVLRRV, from the coding sequence ATGAGGAAGCCGGAGGGCGGCAGTGCCGCGGCCGCCATGCGACGCCGCACGCCGAGCCGGGCCCGGTCAGCGGACGCCCCGCAGCTGCGTTCGGTGACCGCGGTGGGCAGCCTGGCCGAGCCGGTCGCCACCGACCTCACCGCCCGGCAGCGGCGCATCCTCGAGTTCATCCGCGAGTGGGGCGAGAAATACGGTTACCCGCCGAGCGTCCGGGAGATCGGTGAGGCCGTCGGCCTGGTCTCCCCGTCCAGCGTGGCGTACCAGTTGAAGGCCCTGGAGACCAAGGGCTACCTGCGCCGCGACCCGAACCGGCCGCGCGCCGTCGACGTCCGCTCGCCCGGCGAGCTGGTCGACGACGAGGCGCTGCGGGCGGCCCGTCCGCAGCCGGCCTACGTGCCGCTGGTCGGCCGGATCGCCGCCGGCGGCCCGATCCTCGCCGAGCAGGCGGTGGAGGACTTCTTCCCGCTGCCGCGCGAGCTGGTCGGCGAGGGCGAGGTCTTCATGCTCGAGGTCAAGGGCGACTCGATGATCGACGCGGCGATCTGCAACGGCGACTGGGTGGTGGTCCGCCAGCAGCCGACCGCCGAGGCCGGCGACATCGTGGCCGCCATGATCGACGGCGAGGCCACGGTGAAGAGCTACCGGCAGCGCGACGGCCACGTCTGGCTGATGCCGGCCAACCCGGCCTTCGACCCGATCCCCGGCGACGACGCGACCATCATGGGTCGCGTGGTGGCCGTCCTGCGCCGCGTCTGA
- a CDS encoding acetoin utilization protein AcuC, with the protein MADETTAVVWDKALLDYDMGDHPLNPVRVELTMALARELGVLDRPGVQLITPRPAAEDQLTRVHRPDYLDAVRQAPIDPFFLGWGLNTPDNPVFDGMHDSSARICGASIAAAEAVWHGVARRAVNVAGGLHHAMPARAAGFCVYNDPAVAIAWLLDHGAQRVAYLDVDVHHGDGVQAMFYDDPRVLTVSLHETPLALFPGTGFCDETGGAGAEGTAVNVPLPPGTGDAGWLRAYHAVVPSVVRAFAPEIIVSQCGADAHRLDPLADLKLSVDGQRAAYVAMRALADEVCDGRWVALGGGGYALVEVVPRAWTHLLAVATGQPLAPSTPTPRGWRRLAAERRPGATVPETMTDGAEPPDERWSPGTESDPVDRAILAARLAVFPLHGLDPHDPRD; encoded by the coding sequence ATGGCGGACGAGACGACGGCGGTGGTCTGGGACAAGGCCCTGCTCGACTACGACATGGGTGATCACCCGCTGAACCCGGTGCGCGTCGAGCTGACCATGGCGCTCGCCCGTGAGCTGGGTGTTCTCGACCGCCCGGGTGTGCAGTTGATCACGCCGCGGCCGGCCGCCGAGGACCAGCTGACCCGGGTGCACCGGCCCGACTACCTGGACGCCGTGCGCCAGGCCCCGATCGATCCGTTCTTCCTGGGCTGGGGGCTGAACACGCCGGACAACCCGGTCTTCGACGGCATGCACGACTCGTCGGCGCGGATCTGCGGGGCCAGCATCGCGGCCGCCGAGGCGGTCTGGCACGGCGTCGCCCGCCGCGCGGTGAACGTGGCCGGTGGCCTGCACCACGCGATGCCGGCCCGGGCGGCCGGCTTCTGCGTCTACAACGATCCCGCGGTGGCGATCGCCTGGCTGCTCGACCACGGCGCCCAGCGGGTGGCGTACCTCGATGTCGACGTGCACCACGGCGACGGTGTGCAGGCGATGTTCTACGACGACCCGCGGGTCCTCACGGTGAGCCTGCACGAGACGCCGCTGGCGCTCTTCCCGGGCACCGGGTTCTGCGACGAGACCGGCGGGGCCGGCGCCGAGGGCACCGCGGTGAACGTGCCGCTGCCCCCGGGCACCGGTGACGCCGGCTGGCTGCGGGCCTATCACGCGGTGGTCCCGTCGGTGGTCCGGGCGTTCGCGCCGGAGATCATCGTGAGTCAGTGCGGGGCCGACGCGCACCGGCTCGACCCGCTGGCCGACCTGAAGCTCTCGGTCGACGGCCAGCGCGCCGCCTACGTGGCGATGCGGGCGCTGGCCGACGAGGTCTGCGACGGCCGCTGGGTGGCCCTGGGCGGCGGGGGATACGCGCTGGTCGAGGTGGTGCCCCGGGCCTGGACGCACCTGCTCGCGGTGGCCACCGGCCAGCCGCTGGCGCCGAGCACCCCGACCCCGCGCGGCTGGCGCCGGCTGGCCGCCGAGCGCCGCCCCGGCGCCACCGTCCCGGAGACGATGACCGACGGCGCCGAGCCGCCGGACGAGCGCTGGTCGCCGGGCACCGAGAGCGACCCGGTCGACCGGGCCATCCTGGCCGCCCGGCTCGCCGTCTTCCCACTGCACGGACTCGACCCCCATGACCCGCGCGACTGA
- a CDS encoding vitamin B12-dependent ribonucleotide reductase: protein MAGDGITAGRQRSRANATGAATGGLQVERVWTTAGVHPYDDVEWERRDVVMTNWRDGSINFEQRGVEFPAFWSVNAANIVTTKYFRGAVGTPERETSLRQLIDRVVQTYRKAGEEHGYFATPADAEVFDHELTWMLLHQVFSFNSPVWFNVGTKSPQQVSACFILSVDDSMDSILEWYKEEGLIFKGGSGSGVNLSRIRSSKELLSSGGTASGPVSFMRGADASAGTIKSGGATRRAAKMVILDVDHPDIEEFVSTKAREEDKIRALRDAGFDMDLGGADIVSVQYQNANNSVRVSDEFMRAYEEGTEFGLRGRLNGEVIETIDAKKLFRDIAQAAWECADPGLQYDDTINDWHTNPETGRITASNPCSEYMSLDDSSCNLASLNLMKFLKADGGFEVEKFVKSVEFIITAMDISICFADFPTEKIGITTRAYRQLGIGYANLGALLMASGLPYDSDGGRSVAAAITSLMTGTAYRRSAELAGVVGAYEGYARNADAHQRVMRKHAAASDAVRPQGAVATEILREATKQWKNGNKIGEKNGWRNAQASVLAPTGTIGLMMDCDTTGIEPDLALVKFKKLVGGGSMQIVNQTVPRALRSLGYPEEQVEAIVEHISEHGNVVDAPGLKPEHYAVFDCAMGDRSIAPIGHVRMMAAVQPFISGAISKTVNMPESATVEEIEEIHYQGWKLGLKALAIYRDNCKVGQPLSAGKTAKAAAPAAVEEKAVEKIVEKVVEYRPIRKRLPKKRPSETVSFSVGGADGYLTASSYPDDGLGEIFLKMSKQGSTLAGVMDAFSVAISIGLQYGVPLETYVSKFTNMRFEPAGMTDDPDVRMASSVMDYIFRRLALDFLPYDTRAELGIFTASERTAQAQAEAAAEAAAADAAVTGMAVSAPAATPATTPGASTVTVAETKASKETPVSAGSSTELLELVTGHAADAPLCFTCGTKMRRAGSCYVCEGCGSTSGCS from the coding sequence ATGGCCGGAGACGGCATCACTGCGGGTCGCCAGCGCAGCCGGGCAAACGCGACCGGCGCGGCGACCGGGGGGCTGCAGGTGGAGCGGGTGTGGACGACGGCGGGCGTCCACCCGTACGACGACGTGGAGTGGGAGCGCCGCGACGTCGTCATGACGAACTGGCGGGACGGCTCGATCAACTTCGAGCAGCGGGGCGTCGAGTTCCCGGCGTTCTGGAGCGTCAACGCCGCGAACATCGTGACGACCAAGTACTTCCGGGGCGCGGTCGGCACGCCCGAGCGGGAGACGTCGCTGCGGCAGCTGATCGACCGGGTGGTCCAGACCTACCGCAAGGCGGGCGAGGAGCACGGCTACTTCGCCACCCCGGCCGACGCCGAGGTCTTCGACCACGAGCTCACCTGGATGCTGCTGCACCAGGTGTTCAGCTTCAACTCGCCGGTCTGGTTCAACGTCGGCACCAAGTCGCCGCAGCAGGTCAGCGCGTGCTTCATCCTCTCCGTGGACGACTCGATGGACTCCATCCTCGAGTGGTACAAGGAGGAGGGCCTGATCTTCAAGGGCGGTTCCGGCTCGGGTGTGAACCTGTCCCGCATCCGCTCGTCCAAGGAGCTGCTGTCGTCCGGGGGGACGGCGAGCGGCCCGGTCAGCTTCATGCGTGGCGCGGACGCCAGCGCGGGCACCATCAAGTCCGGTGGCGCCACCCGGCGCGCGGCCAAGATGGTCATCCTCGACGTGGACCACCCGGACATCGAGGAGTTCGTCTCGACGAAGGCGCGCGAGGAGGACAAGATCCGCGCGCTCCGGGACGCCGGCTTCGACATGGACCTGGGCGGCGCCGACATCGTCTCGGTGCAGTACCAGAACGCCAACAACTCGGTGCGGGTCAGCGACGAGTTCATGCGGGCGTACGAGGAGGGCACCGAGTTCGGTCTCCGCGGCCGGCTCAACGGCGAGGTCATCGAGACCATCGACGCCAAGAAGCTGTTCCGGGACATCGCCCAGGCCGCCTGGGAGTGCGCCGACCCCGGCCTGCAGTACGACGACACCATCAACGACTGGCACACCAACCCCGAGACCGGCCGGATCACCGCGTCCAACCCGTGCTCGGAGTACATGTCGCTGGACGACTCGTCCTGCAACCTGGCCTCGCTGAACCTGATGAAGTTCCTCAAGGCCGACGGCGGCTTCGAGGTGGAGAAGTTCGTCAAGAGCGTCGAGTTCATCATCACCGCGATGGACATCTCGATCTGCTTCGCCGACTTCCCGACCGAGAAGATCGGGATCACCACCCGGGCGTACCGGCAGCTGGGTATCGGCTACGCGAACCTCGGCGCGCTGCTGATGGCGTCCGGCCTGCCCTACGACTCGGACGGTGGCCGCAGCGTCGCCGCGGCGATCACCTCGCTGATGACCGGCACGGCGTACCGCCGCTCGGCCGAGCTGGCCGGCGTGGTCGGCGCCTACGAGGGCTACGCCCGCAACGCCGACGCGCACCAGCGGGTGATGCGCAAGCACGCCGCCGCCAGCGACGCGGTCCGCCCGCAGGGCGCGGTCGCCACCGAGATCCTCCGTGAGGCCACCAAGCAGTGGAAGAACGGCAACAAGATCGGTGAGAAGAACGGCTGGCGCAACGCCCAGGCGTCGGTGCTCGCCCCGACCGGCACCATCGGCCTGATGATGGACTGCGACACCACCGGCATCGAGCCCGACCTGGCCCTGGTCAAGTTCAAGAAGCTGGTCGGCGGCGGCTCCATGCAGATCGTCAACCAGACCGTGCCGCGCGCGCTGCGCAGCCTCGGGTACCCCGAGGAGCAGGTCGAGGCGATCGTCGAGCACATCTCCGAGCACGGCAACGTGGTCGACGCCCCGGGCCTCAAGCCGGAGCACTACGCGGTCTTCGACTGCGCCATGGGCGACCGGTCGATCGCCCCGATCGGTCACGTCCGGATGATGGCCGCGGTGCAGCCGTTCATCTCCGGCGCCATCTCCAAGACGGTCAACATGCCGGAGTCGGCGACCGTCGAGGAGATCGAGGAGATCCACTACCAGGGCTGGAAGCTCGGCCTCAAGGCGCTCGCGATCTACCGCGACAACTGCAAGGTCGGCCAGCCGCTGTCGGCCGGCAAGACCGCCAAGGCCGCGGCTCCGGCCGCGGTCGAGGAGAAGGCCGTCGAGAAGATCGTGGAGAAGGTGGTCGAGTACCGCCCGATCCGCAAGCGGCTGCCGAAGAAGCGCCCGTCCGAGACGGTGAGCTTCTCGGTCGGCGGCGCCGACGGTTACCTCACCGCGTCGTCCTACCCGGACGACGGCCTCGGCGAGATCTTCCTGAAGATGTCGAAGCAGGGCTCCACCCTGGCCGGCGTGATGGACGCCTTCTCGGTGGCCATCTCGATAGGCCTTCAGTACGGCGTCCCGCTGGAGACGTACGTCAGCAAGTTCACCAACATGCGCTTCGAGCCGGCCGGCATGACCGACGACCCGGACGTGCGCATGGCGTCGTCGGTGATGGACTACATCTTCCGTCGCCTGGCGCTGGACTTCCTGCCCTACGACACCCGTGCCGAGCTGGGCATCTTCACCGCCTCGGAGCGCACCGCGCAGGCTCAGGCGGAGGCGGCGGCCGAAGCCGCGGCGGCGGACGCGGCGGTCACCGGGATGGCCGTGTCGGCGCCGGCCGCCACCCCGGCCACCACGCCGGGCGCGTCGACCGTCACGGTCGCCGAGACGAAGGCGAGCAAGGAGACGCCGGTGTCCGCCGGGTCGTCGACCGAGCTGCTGGAGCTGGTCACCGGGCACGCGGCGGACGCGCCGCTCTGCTTCACCTGCGGCACCAAGATGCGCCGCGCGGGTAGCTGCTACGTCTGCGAGGGCTGCGGGTCCACTTCGGGCTGCAGCTGA